The genomic stretch GCCCAGCCACAGGCTGAGGTCATTGCCCCTTCCTCTAACTTATCCCCGCCCACGCCCCCACCCCGTACTCTCTATCTCCCACCAGTGTTCCTCTCACAGTATTAGACCCTAATACAGAGAACTGCTGTGCTCTCACTCAGCCTTGTTATTCACACTCCCACACTCAATTTGGGCATCAAACCTGCAAAAATTCTAGATTTATGGGGTGGTTGAACTGCCTTCTCTGGATGCCAGTCATTAGGAAGAAGTTCTCTGGGCCACTGGTAAGATCACTCATTCACCAGCGAGTATCTGTACCGCCTCCCAGGGGGTCAGGCACTACAGGTGACAGAGCTGAGAGTGAGACACTGTGATTagcaaagaaaggaggagagaatcaTCAGACTCTTAACAGAGCTTGTCCCCTTCCCCCTTACTGTCAGCGACCTGGGTGGGCAGAGCTGGGGAAGAGCCAGTGACAAGAAAAACCTCTTCAAACCAAATCAGAGGTCCTGAGCTGCTTGCACAAGTGTGTGGAAACAAGCAGAGTTGTTTACGACACTGTATTCGAAGGAAATATCTGGAGTTCAAAAACAGGGATTTAAAGACAAGATGGTAAAATCCATAAAAACTTGTGTCAGTTTATCAAGCCAGAAAAccttccttcataagctttttgctttttttaaaaagaggccttaagtaagaagaaaacaaatattatgaAGAGTTTCAGAGACATCTCACTCACCAACCTTCTCTTTGTTAGAATTACTTGTCATTACTTTAGAGTTATGTTCATTCACGAAAGTCTATTTACTCTGAATTGAGAGGTCAATTTTATCATCATTTGTCCcgtgcatacattttaaaattagaaatgaccaCCCCAATTGTGGTAGAggtagagcccctccctaaggaatgtggtgggggccttctcagaacaaaggaaggcaacGTGGCCCAATCAGCTCCTATACACGTATGCATAACTCTGACACAACTCTGAAACTTGGACTGGGTTCAATCAGACTATGTGTgtcaccatatatgggagacaaagaagcagCAATTGCGCAAAAGGCTACACCCTGCTGCGCTCAGGGCTCGGTTTTTCCGGGTACAAACCCACTGAGCCCATGCTGGCACGACAAATAAAGCGCTTCCTGGAAAAGAAAGCCTCGCGGTCCgtctctctgtgtgagaatcctgctacacaATGGCCATctcttttagttttaatattccAAAATAGATTGAGTGATTCTGGTGCTGTTTTTACCCTACTGTTGGTTAGCCTATGTTGTAAAGGAACGGGGAacttttcctttgttaaaaaaaaacaaaaacaaaaacaaaattcaaccaagtaaatttgaagatctaactGGCTTTATTCAACAAGCGATGTATCGGGCAGCACCTCATCTGGCAAGTAGCAAAGCCCTCgaagagttgtacaaaatggaaggtttatAGGATGGAGGAGGGGCAAGGAAGTTactagggaaagaaaagaaaggatggcTCCAGGCAAGGTCACTTTCTTTTtagggaaaagggcagaggatCTTATCTTGCAGTTCACTTCATCTCTTGGGGGGGACTGAGAGAGTCCCAGTGACAGATTACTTCTTTATTGCTGGCCAGAAAATTCCAGACAATTAGGGCAATATTTCTGGGGGAGATTGAAGTTGCAATTAGATTGAGTATTAAGCCCTGGTTTGGGAACTTGGTCTAAGTGGCatcattttgggcctgtggttttctttctttttaagtgtatttatttattttgagagagagagagagagagagagagagagcacaagcaggtgaagggcagaaagaaggagagaatctcaagtaggctgcacactatcagcacagagcccgatgtggggcttgaactcacaaacagtgtgatcatgacctgagcagagatcaagagttggacacttcacagagtgagccacccagatgcctccagttttctttttttaataccttCAACCCTCATTTTCATAGTGTTCTATTTAAATGAAAGGTAAATTTTGTGTAggcctttaaatatttatatgtaacaAAAGAAGTTTATTATCTGTTAAGTAATTCATTTTGCAACGAAGTTCTATCTCTTGAAAATTAGTGTCTTCTTGTTTTACCATTGTGATATTGTATATTATGGTATGATTATGTATATtgtatcatatcatatcatatcatatcatttcatgtattataataaatacatttggtCGTTTCTCTagcagagctcctaaaacccttggaatttccgaAGAGATGAGTGTTATAAAGGTGTCTTTGGTTATGTTAATGATGTGGCTTTCCAATGGATCACACATAAGCTGGGGGCAGGCTGCCAGGAGAGCCAATCATGTGATTAGAggtttggaactttcagtcccaccccctgatttctaggggggggggggtgctgggcgGGGGCGGGTGAGAGGGTGAGAGTTGACACTATCACTAATGGCTAATGATTTCCTCAATCCCGCCTacatgatgaagcctccataaaaatcgcACAGGactgggttcagagagcttctaggCTGGTGAACATGTGAGGTGTTTGGAGAGTGGGGCCCCTGGGGAGGGCGTGGACATACTCTGCCTTCTGCGTCTCTTCCACCTGAAGAATCATCCGTAGCCTTTAgcatatccttttataataaactgttattaataaataataataaacaggcAGTTAGTGTCTGAATTGAGGTAAATTGTAGGATACCCAGCTACTATCACAGAATGGCCTGGtgtggggaaaacaaaacaaaacaaaacaaaacaaaaccacacacatgTTCAAtgaccagaagtgtcagaagtgaagtgttcGGTGTGAGTAGTAAAGAAAGTCTCACAGGTAGAAAGCTAGATTacgctttttttttaactcaattaTTCTTCCCTTAAATAGTGAAGGCATCATAAAAGACtaccaggaaaaaaatgttacagtCAAGTCAACCCTGACTTTTGTCTTTGGCGCACACAAAAGGATCCACACGTGGGTGTAGGAAATATAAAGAGTGGTAAGAAGATGGGCTCTGGAACCAGGTGACCTGAGGTAGAATCCCAACACTGTCTCTTTCTAGATGTGTGACTTGGGACAAGTTATttagccttagtttcctcatctgcaaagtgtagataataaaatacattcttcACTGAATTGCTGTGTGGCTTAAATTTGATGAGATATATAAAGTATTTGAACAGTGTCTAGCATAcgcccgcacacacacacacacacacacacacacacacacgctataCATAGCAtacattgatttatatattatattgactttgaatttattattattatttccaatcAGTTCCCTGAGGTCACAAGTGAAACTAAGTTAAATGGTGACTTGGCAGGCAGATGTTCTACTTAACTGGCATTAGTAAAGGCCATGGTTCTCAATACCACGTTAGTGGTTTATAAAGGAGCATGtctcaagtgaaataagtcagccagagaaagacaaatgtcatatgattttactcatatgtggaatttaataaacaaaacagatgaacatagagaaagagaaggaaaaataagattaaaaaaagagagggagacaaactgtaagagactcttaaatgcagagaacaaactaagagttGCTGGAAGGATACTGagtggaggatgggctaaatggatgatgggcattaagaagggcacttgttggggtgagcactgggtgttatatgtaagtgatgagaatcactaaattctagttCTAACATCATTATtccactatatgttaactagcctggatttaaataaaatttaaaaatttttaaaaatatacaaaagattggggcacctgggtggctcagtcagttgaacgtctgacttcggctcaggtcatgatctcacggttcatgggttcaagccccgcatcgggcttgacTCTAGTCCTTCCTGGGCCCCATAATTGAACTAAAACCAACAAGTCCAAATGGACATGGAAGAGGATTAGAAAGCAAATCCTTCCATCATTTGCATCCCCAGATTTAGAGCTAAGAATTCTGAGATAAACaaatggaatgaatttggaaatgatGCATCAAAGGCTTCCTCCTATAACATGAATAGTGGGAGCTACTGAGGATCTGCCTATCAAACACTAGAGAGGCATTTTCCTCCACACACCAAACAGGAGTAACAACTCAGGATGACAAAAACCTGCAATCCTGCAGATAATGAATTTTCACCATTTCACATCCTCTCAATTTTAACAATTATAGGCACTGAATGCATCATTGGTATCATTGCAAATGGGTTCATCATGGCTATAAATATAGCTGAATGGCTTAAAAATAAGGCAGTTTCCAATAAGCAGGATCCTGTTTTTCTTGAGTGTATCCAGAATACCTCTCCAAAGCTTCATGATGATAGAAATTACCTTCAGCTCAACATCCCCACATTTTTATAATGAAGATGTTATATATGGTACATTCAAAGTAACTTTCATGTTCTTAAATCATTGTAGCCTCTGGTTTGCTGCCTGGCTCAGCTTCTACTTCGTGAAGATTGCTGATTTCTCCCACCCCTTTTCCTCAAGCTGAAGTGGAGAATTTCCAGGACAGATGCCCTGGGTCTGTGGCTATCAATGTTTATTTCCTTAGGCTACAGTGTACTCTTCTCCAATGACATCAATACCATGTATTGTAACAATTCTTCTATCCCCTCTCCCAACTCCTCTAAGAAAAAATACTTCACTGAGAACAATGTGGTCAACCTGGTTCTTCTCTATAACCTGGGGATCTTCATTCCTCTGATCATGTTCATCTTTGCAGCCACCCTGCTGATCATCTCTCTCAAAAGACACACCCTACACATGGAAAGCAATGCCACTGGCTCCAGGGACCCCAGCATGGAGGCTCACATGGGGACCATCAAAGTTACCAGCTACTTTCTCATTCTCTACATTTCCAATGCAGTTGCTCTATTTCTTTATATGTCCAATATCTGTGATGCCAACAGTTCCTGGATTATTTTGTGCAAATTCATCATGGCTGCCTACCCTACTGGTCACTCCATTCTGCTGATTCAGGACAACCCTGGGTTGAGAAGAGCTTGGAAGCAGCTTCAGCCTCAAGTTCATCTTCACCTAAAAGAGAAGCAGAATACCACAAAACAAGCCCAACCAGCTCTGCCTCCCCCTTACCTagacccctctcctcccacctcctttcttccccaaacCTGATCTGATCCTTCTACCTGATGTGGTTTTTTATATAGAAGGttaatcttcatttctcttttgcttcttggGCACAGTCTTAGTGATGTTTGACATATTCTTTCCCTAAGCCTTCTATTTTAGCTCCACTTGCTCCATGTAAAAGCAGCGGTTCTACACATTAGAATCTCTGGGGGAGATTTTTGAAATACCAATGTCCAAACCTGATCCTAAATCAATTAAGTCAGAATTTTTGGTGTTGGAACTtagataattctttttaatttcttaaggtgATTGTTTTccaaaacctaaaacaaaaaattttaagatgctCAGCCTGGCTTATATCAGGAAGAAAATTAAGACTactttgagatataattttttACCTATTAGATAAGCAAAGATCAAAAAGTTTGGTAACACACTGTGTGTGATCATGGGGACAAGGCAATCTCATAAATTTATGGAAATGTTAATTGCTGCTTCTTTAAGTACAGTTTAGTAACACATTTGAAAGTACATACTTTTATTTGACAATTATACTTGggggtatttattttatagatatacttgAGTACATAAAAATTGACATATGCACCAATTATTTGTTGCAATATTTTACATCCAAATGGCTATATTCATTATTAAATGGAGCCACACTGGGGGTAGCAACTAATGTTGAATCACCAATCTCTAGaacttaatatttgaaaaattcacCACATAAAACTTCTTCTACTTTCTCTTCCTATCTGCAAAAAATTAGGTTAAATTTCTCCTGAAATAGaggaattgtttctttttcttttcaagaagaTAGACAGACTCTTCTTTAAAGGTCTCATTTTCTGAACTTCCATGTCCATGGGCTTGTAAGATaacataaataaaagcaaaagggCAAAATGTAAGAACaactttgaaattttgaaattttcaatcCAAGAGAGAGATGCAATTCAAGACCACTTGAATCTATTCAGGATAGGTTCTGGACTTCAGGCTGCCTGGTTATTCATGTTCTGGAGTGGAAAGGGCTACCATCCTGAGAGAAGAAAGGGTGAACTACCTTCCCCCATTTCATAACCAGACTATAGAACAATCTGTAAACATGGACACCTCGGGGGGAGTCCTCACTGGGCTGAAGATTTAACTGTGCTAGCCAGTACTCCTCACATGTGCCATCCTTAAAACCTACCGGAAAGTAAATATGACTTGACACCATGAAAGTCTTCAGAGAAGGAACACAACTATTTCAGGTGTGAGTGTTAGACATACATCACTATTTGCCATTTAATCCCTATCAaggattttgttgtttaaaaaaaaaaaagtatttgatattCAAAATGATAGCATGCTTCCTTGTACCTTAACAAATGGATTCTGAATAATATACTGGATGCTAAGAAAATTCATAGATGTGCTCTGTAAACACTCTCAGAGGCTGAAGACATTAAGTGAGTGACTATCAAAACACACAGTCATGGGCAGCTGGAAATAGAGCATCAGAGCCATCACCTATGACAAAGTATTGATGGAAATGGCTACATTCCTCATCGAGCAACTCCCAAAACCAAGTAACAGATCATCGGGGAAGTATATATCACATGTCACATGTCACCAGTGTTTCTCACTATTTTCTGGTTAATGTGGtgagatttattttcttgtgaaatAGCCTGATTGCTACAAAGCTGTCTATTAAAAGCATCTTCCCTCCAATTCTCACATAtagctttttttaaatgagattgtcAATACTTACAAAAACATAACACTATTACTCATTTCTAAATCTCCACCCAAATATTACAGAAGTGAAATTAGAGTTGTTTCAAGTtgattgtcatcatcatcatattcAAAGTAATATCAGCTTTTGGccaacaaataagtaaacaaatgctGAAAAGGTCTTTTGTGAATAGTAAGTCTCCTGCCTCACCCAAAATCTCACTTCCCCAAAGcaacatttctattatttctgaCTCTAGTTTTTGTGGTGGTTACTTTCATAGCTCCGAACAGGTATACATAGACACGCACATTGTATTATCCATCTGTAAACACCTATTGACTCATCACTGTCAATGGTGAGGACTGAAGTGTCACTTACATTGCCATCAAATGCTGCCCTGTAGTAATTGCATTACTACTTCTGGCTCTGATTCTCAttgcttttaaattattgaatgatcattttaatgtgtctttatttttgagagagagagagcatgagtgagggacaggcagagagagagggagaaacagaatctgaagcaggctccacactctgagctgtcagcacagagcccgatgcggagctcaactcagaaatcatgagatcatgacctgagccgaagtcaggcgttcaaccaactgagccaccaggagccccttgaATGATCATTTTAAGTTGCAGTGTCTTATTCTACTATTTATAGTCCATGCCTACCAATTCCACATTATATAAAAGAGTATGTTAGTGCCCCTATCCTTCTTTTTACTACTTCTCCCTTTTccacctgctttttaaaaaatattttttggcacaaaaacagacacatagaccaatggaatagaatagaaaccccagagctagacccacaaacgtatggccaactcatctttgacaaagcaggaaagaacatccaatggaaaaaagacagtctctttaacaaatgatgctgggagaactggacagcaacatgcagaaggttgaaactagaccactttctcacaccattcacaaaaataaactcaaagtggataaaggacctgaatgtgagacagaaaaccatcaaaaccctagaggagaaagcaggaaaagacctctctgacctcagccgtagcaatctcttactcgacacatccccaaaggcaagggaattaaaagcaaaaatgaattactgggaccttatgcagataaaaagcttctgcacagcaaaggaaacaaccaacaaaactaaaaggcaaccaacggaatgggaaaagatatttgcaaatgacatatcggacaaagggctagtgtccaaaatctataaagagctcaccaaactccacacctgaaaaacaaataacccagtgaagaaatgggcagaaaacatgaatagacattctctaaagaagacatccggatggccaacaggcacatgaaaagatgttcaacgtcgctccttatcagggaaatacaaatcaaaaccacactcagatatcacctcacgccagtcagagtggccaaaatgaacaaatcaggaggctatagatgctggagaggatgtggagaaacgggaaccctcttgcactgttggtgggaatgcaaattggtgcagccgctctggaaagcagtgtggaggttcctcagaaaattaaaaatagacctaccctatgacccagcaatagcactgctaggaatttacccaagggatacaggagtactgatgcataggggcacttgtatcccaatgtttatagcagcactctcaacaatagccaaattatggaaagagcctaaatgtccatcaactgatgaatggataaagaaattgtggtttatatacacaatggaatactacatggcaatgagaaagaatgaaatatggccttttgtagcaacgtggatggaactggagagtgtgatgctaagtgaaataagccatacagagaaagacagataccatatggtttcactcttatgtggatcttgagaaacttaacaggaatccatgggggaggggaaggaaaaaaaaaaaagaggttagagtgggagagagccaaagcataagagactgttaaaaactgagaacaaactgagggttgatggggggtgggagggaggggagggtgtgtgatgggtattgaggagggcaccttttgggatgagcactgagcgttgtatggaaaccaatttgacaatgaatttcatatattgaaaaaaataaaaaactaaaaacatctcaattaaaaaaaataaataaaaataaaaataaaacatttttatttatttttgagagagagagagagagagagcacagcggggagggacagagaaagagagggaggaagaggatccagaacaggctccgtgctgacagcagagagcccggtgcagggctcgaactcaaactatgagatcatgacctgagccaaagttgaacacttaaccaactgagccacccaggtggcccccttTTCCACATTCTAACTGCTGAAAGCAACATGCTCCTTTCACATTGTCATATGCTATTCTGTAACTATCGTTCAGTCTTCTGTGCTTCatctatgaatttattttaaatgtagaagatcaggggcgcctgggtggcgcagtcggttaagcgtccgacttcagccaggtcacgatctcgcggtccatgagttcgagccccgcgtcgggctctgggttgatggctcggagcctggagcctgtttccgattctgtgtctccctctctctgcccctcccccgttcatgctctgtctctctctgtcccaaaaataaataaaaaacgttgaaaaaaaattttttttaatgtagatgatCAATAAATAGCATTTCTAATATTGTTAGTAAAACTATTATTACTGGACTCAAGACCAAAAAGTACTTTTCATTAAGTTCAATGACACAATCCATAAACCCAGGTAAAAGGAGATTGTTTCCAGCATAaaaatcaaatgcattttttttttacactccaTCATTTACTCAGCAACATGAAAGAATTTAGTTTGGGTTTATGATAATCCTGCTCAATTGCCTTCCTTTATGTTGTTataccagccctgcctcccagagaGAGAAGTATATTCCTTACCACCTACTCAAAGGAATTCAGTATTTTAATCATGGCACTCTCAGTTGGATgtaatccactttttttttttttcccagtagcAACTTGATCAATGCCTTTCATTCTCATTCCTTTCTTGATAATTGGATATCCTTTCAGGATAACTGACTCCTAAGCCTGACTCATGTTTGTCATCCACCCGGATGTCCGGGTTatatccatcacctattttcTAGATCACATgtcttacttttccttttcttatttcctcCCTTACTTACCGGAACACATCCTTAAGTAACTTCCTCAGAAAAGTCCTTCGGAAAAGGGAAATGTTTTTACTTTGCCCTCACTCTTGATTAGTAGTTGATAGTTGGTTGAATATACaattttaggtctaaaataattTACCTTAAGTTTAGaagaaatttcattcttttcacatTTGTTGTTACTAATTAGAAGTGTGAAAGCAACctgtgtctttttcctttctagttttttgtattctttctttagacatttttaaaatcttctttttatctttcatgaTTCACCAAGACTGCACTACAACTGCATATAACAGAAATCTGATTAAAGTGACCatataatgctatttttaaatgtaacatgAATTCTAGAGGTTGAAAAAATGCTCCAGGAAGTCACTAATGACTCAGGATCCTTCTAGCTTCCTTTCCTACCACATCATGTTGCTGAGGCaacatgagacagagagagaaagagagagagagagagagagaacgagttggggaggggaagagggagagggagagaggggagagagagaatcccagtagcccctacgcagggctcaatcccacgaacctaggatcatgatctgagctgaaattaagagtatCACCTCTACATTCTAGGCAGAACTGGGTCACATGACACCTTCACAAGGAAAATTgtagaaagaattatttttaatttgtaattgtGCACACTTCCACCCTAATCCACTCTAAACAAAATTAAGGTACTTATattgaggaagagggaagaatgaTCATGGGTTAGACAACTAGTATCAGATGCTCCATTTGGTGAAAATTGTGTAAGACCAATTGAGGGCTTATCAATCAAAGACCatgtctttggggcacctgactggctcagtcagttgggcatctgactcttgatttcggctcaagtcatgatcccagggtcgtgggatcgagccctgcatagggtgttgcactgagcatgaagccttcttgggattctctctcccctacttgttctccctctctctctctctctctcaaaaacaaaaacaaaaacaaaaaacatgtccTTCATCAGCACTcataaagtttcttttatttttt from Prionailurus viverrinus isolate Anna chromosome A2, UM_Priviv_1.0, whole genome shotgun sequence encodes the following:
- the TAS2R39 gene encoding LOW QUALITY PROTEIN: taste receptor type 2 member 39 (The sequence of the model RefSeq protein was modified relative to this genomic sequence to represent the inferred CDS: inserted 1 base in 1 codon; deleted 1 base in 1 codon), whose protein sequence is MTKTCNPADNEFSPFHILSILTIIGTECIIGIIANGFIMAINIAEWLKNKQFPISRILFFLSVSRIPLQSFMMIEITFSSTSPHFYNEDVIYGTFKVTFMFLNHCSLWFAAWLSFYFVKIADFSHXLFLKLKWRISRTDALGLWLSMFISLGYSVLFSNDINTMYCNNSSIPSPNSSKKKYFTENNVVNLVLLYNLGIFIPLIMFIFAATLLIISLKRHTLHMESNATGSRDPSMEAHMGTIKVTSYFLILYISNAVALFLYMSNICDANSSWIILCKFIMAAYPTGHSILLIQDNPGLRRAWKQLQPQVHLHLKEKQNTTKQAQPALPPPYLDPSPPTSFLPQT